The proteins below come from a single Corylus avellana chromosome ca3, CavTom2PMs-1.0 genomic window:
- the LOC132173741 gene encoding G-type lectin S-receptor-like serine/threonine-protein kinase At4g27290 isoform X1, translating into MGAITHLFVYSVFFSLLRISITQDSISITPSQSIRDGGTTLVSAGRSFQLGFFSPGNSNSRYVGIWYTVSPDTVVWVANREAPLSDHSGVLKLADDGVLVLLNSTNGTVWSSNTSTTLQNPLAQLLDTGNLVVKDGNDDKPENFLWQSFDYPCDTHLPEMKLGWNLVTGLDRFISSWKSTDDPAPGEYSVRIDPRGLPQRVNMKGDSIKTRAGSWNGITFTGNQGLRPNPVFRYEFVFNEKEIYYDYKLLNTSVFSRFVIDPSGIAQRFIWVDRTQSWEPFFTSEADQCENYGLCGAYATCNINNSPICSCLEGFLPKSPKAWDSIDWSDGCVRRTPLKCKVGDGFRKQTGVKLPDTSSSWYNKSMTLQECEGMCLKNCSCTAYSTLDVRGGGSGCLLWFGSLVDIREFSEGGQDFYIRMAISELGHLEKEGQSSKKKLVGIIVGSALLVVGMIIVGLLLYIWKKKLKKQGTTKGSQRKDYDNEGGKEDMELPIFDLAAIVNATDNFSNNKKLGEGGFGPVYKGTLPEGRDIAVKRLSKNSGQGLDEFKNEVILIAKLQHRNLVKLLGCCIQENENMLVYEYMPNKSLDSFIFDQPKRKLLDWNKRINIIRGVAKGLLYLHEDSRLRIIHRDLKASNILLDNDMNPKISDFGLARSFGGDQIDSETNRIMGTYGYMSPEYAEHGQYSVKSDVFSFGVLVLEIVSGKKNRGFCHPDHHLNLLGHAWKLWIEDRSMELVDELIGDLCTLSNVLRHIHVGLLCVQHRPEDRPNMSSVVQMLSSESFLPKPKQPGFFTVSLEDDSSSSKHGTYSANEITTTSFKARRIRIEGSKREKGK; encoded by the exons ATGGGAGCAATTACCCATCTTTTCGTCTACTCTGTCTTCTTCTCTCTGTTAAGAATCTCTATTACACAAGACTCTATCTCTATTACTCCAAGTCAGTCAATCAGAGACGGTGGCACTACTTTAGTTTCAGCTGGTCGATCATTTCAATTGGGATTCTTCAGCCCAGGTAATTCCAATAGTCGATATGTGGGAATTTGGTACACAGTATCTCCCGACACAGTTGTGTGGGTAGCCAACAGAGAAGCTCCGCTTAGCGATCACTCGGGAGTTTTAAAGCTCGCTGATGATGGAGTTCTTGTGCTTCTTAATAGCACCAATGGTACTGTTTGGTCATCTAATACATCAACAACCCTACAAAATCCACTTGCACAGCTGTTGGACACCGGGAATCTTGTTGTGAAAGATGGTAATGATGATAAACCAGAGAACTTTTTGTGGCAGAGTTTTGATTATCCTTGTGACACCCACCTACCGGAAATGAAGCTTGGATGGAACTTGGTAACTGGTCTAGATAGGTTTATTTCATCTTGGAAGAGCACGGATGATCCTGCTCCAGGTGAGTATTCAGTACGGATAGATCCTCGTGGGCTTCCGCAAAGGGTTAATATGAAGGGAGATTCAATAAAGACTAGAGCAGGGTCATGGAATGGCATTACTTTTACGGGTAATCAAGGGTTAAGGCCGAATCCAGTATTTCGGTATGAATTTGTGTTTAATGAGAAGGAGATCTATTACGATTACAAACTCCTAAACACTTCTGTTTTCTCAAGATTTGTGATAGACCCATCGGGCATTGCGCAACGATTCATATGGGTGGATCGGACACAGAGTTGGGAGCCTTTCTTTACATCCGAGGCAGATCAGTGCGAAAATTATGGCTTATGCGGTGCTTATGCTACCTGCAACATCAATAACTCTCCTATATGTTCATGCTTGGAAGGATTCTTACCCAAGTCTCCAAAAGCTTGGGATTCGATAGATTGGTCTGATGGGTGTGTTCGAAGGACTCCTTTGAAATGCAAAGTTGGAGATGGATTCCGGAAGCAGACGGGGGTGAAATTGCCCGACACGTCTTCTTCCTGGTATAACAAGAGCATGACCCTCCAGGAATGCGAGGGAATGTGTTTGAAAAACTGCTCCTGCACAGCATATTCAACTTTAGATGTCAGGGGAGGAGGAAGCGGCTGCCTGCTTTGGTTTGGTAGCCTTGTTGATATAAGAGAATTCTCTGAGGGTGGGCAAGACTTCTATATAAGGATGGCCATTTCCGAACTGG GTCATCTTGAGAAAGAGGGGCAATCCAGCAAGAAGAAACTAGTAGGAATTATAGTCGGCTCAGCATTACTAGTCGTGGGAATGATAATAGTTGGACTGCTCTTATACATATGgaagaagaaactcaaaaaacaag GAACGACAAAAGGAAGTCAGAGGAAGGATTATGACAATGAAGGTGGGAAGGAAGATATGGAGTTACCGATATTTGATCTGGCCGCCATAGTTAATGCTACGgataatttttcaaacaacaagaaactAGGAGAAGGTGGCTTTGGACCTGTGTACAAG GGAACATTGCCAGAAGGGAGAGATATAGCTGTGAAGAGGCTTTCAAAGAATTCTGGACAAGGACTAGATGAGttcaaaaatgaagttattttGATTGCCAAACTTCAACATCGTAATCTTGTGAAGCTTCTCGGttgttgcattcaagaaaatgaaaacatgttagtctatgaatacatgccaaacaaaagcttggactcctttatttttg ATCAACCAAAGAGAAAATTACTCGATTGGAATAAGCGCATCAACATTATTCGTGGTGTTGCTAAAGGGCTTCTCTATCTTCATGAAGACTCTAGACTGAGAATTATCCATAGAGATCTCAAAGCTAGCAATATCCTTCTAGATAACgatatgaatccaaaaatttctgacTTTGGTCTTGCTAGATCATTTGGGGGAGATCAAATTGATTCCGAGACCAATAGGATTATGGGAACATA TGGTTATATGTCTCCTGAGTACGCGGAGCATGGACAGTATTCAgtaaaatctgatgtatttagCTTTGGAGTTTTAGTATTAGAGATAGTGAGTGGGAAGAAGAACCGGGGATTTTGTCACCCAGACCACCACCTTAATCTTCTTGGACAT gCATGGAAACTATGGATTGAAGACAGGTCAATGGAATTGGTCGATGAATTGATAGGTGACTTGTGCACTCTATCTAATGTATTACGACACATTCATGTGGGTCTGTTATGTGTGCAACATAGACCGGAAGATAGGCCAAACATGTCATCTGTGGTTCAAATGTTGAGTAGTGAGAGTTTCTTGCCTAAGCCGAAACAGCCAGGTTTCTTTACGGTTTCACTAGAAGATGATTCTTCATCTAGCAAGCATGGAACTTATTCGGCAAACGAAATCACCACTACATCATTTAAAGCACG CAGGATTAGGATAGAAGggtcaaaaagagaaaaaggtaaATAG
- the LOC132173741 gene encoding G-type lectin S-receptor-like serine/threonine-protein kinase At4g27290 isoform X2 has translation MGAITHLFVYSVFFSLLRISITQDSISITPSQSIRDGGTTLVSAGRSFQLGFFSPGNSNSRYVGIWYTVSPDTVVWVANREAPLSDHSGVLKLADDGVLVLLNSTNGTVWSSNTSTTLQNPLAQLLDTGNLVVKDGNDDKPENFLWQSFDYPCDTHLPEMKLGWNLVTGLDRFISSWKSTDDPAPGEYSVRIDPRGLPQRVNMKGDSIKTRAGSWNGITFTGNQGLRPNPVFRYEFVFNEKEIYYDYKLLNTSVFSRFVIDPSGIAQRFIWVDRTQSWEPFFTSEADQCENYGLCGAYATCNINNSPICSCLEGFLPKSPKAWDSIDWSDGCVRRTPLKCKVGDGFRKQTGVKLPDTSSSWYNKSMTLQECEGMCLKNCSCTAYSTLDVRGGGSGCLLWFGSLVDIREFSEGGQDFYIRMAISELGHLEKEGQSSKKKLVGIIVGSALLVVGMIIVGLLLYIWKKKLKKQGTTKGSQRKDYDNEGGKEDMELPIFDLAAIVNATDNFSNNKKLGEGGFGPVYKGTLPEGRDIAVKRLSKNSGQGLDEFKNEVILIAKLQHRNLVKLLGCCIQENENMLVYEYMPNKSLDSFIFDQPKRKLLDWNKRINIIRGVAKGLLYLHEDSRLRIIHRDLKASNILLDNDMNPKISDFGLARSFGGDQIDSETNRIMGTYGYMSPEYAEHGQYSVKSDVFSFGVLVLEIVSGKKNRGFCHPDHHLNLLGHAWKLWIEDRSMELVDELIGDLCTLSNVLRHIHVGLLCVQHRPEDRPNMSSVVQMLSSESFLPKPKQPGFFTVSLEDDSSSSKHGTYSANEITTTSFKARIRIEGSKREKGK, from the exons ATGGGAGCAATTACCCATCTTTTCGTCTACTCTGTCTTCTTCTCTCTGTTAAGAATCTCTATTACACAAGACTCTATCTCTATTACTCCAAGTCAGTCAATCAGAGACGGTGGCACTACTTTAGTTTCAGCTGGTCGATCATTTCAATTGGGATTCTTCAGCCCAGGTAATTCCAATAGTCGATATGTGGGAATTTGGTACACAGTATCTCCCGACACAGTTGTGTGGGTAGCCAACAGAGAAGCTCCGCTTAGCGATCACTCGGGAGTTTTAAAGCTCGCTGATGATGGAGTTCTTGTGCTTCTTAATAGCACCAATGGTACTGTTTGGTCATCTAATACATCAACAACCCTACAAAATCCACTTGCACAGCTGTTGGACACCGGGAATCTTGTTGTGAAAGATGGTAATGATGATAAACCAGAGAACTTTTTGTGGCAGAGTTTTGATTATCCTTGTGACACCCACCTACCGGAAATGAAGCTTGGATGGAACTTGGTAACTGGTCTAGATAGGTTTATTTCATCTTGGAAGAGCACGGATGATCCTGCTCCAGGTGAGTATTCAGTACGGATAGATCCTCGTGGGCTTCCGCAAAGGGTTAATATGAAGGGAGATTCAATAAAGACTAGAGCAGGGTCATGGAATGGCATTACTTTTACGGGTAATCAAGGGTTAAGGCCGAATCCAGTATTTCGGTATGAATTTGTGTTTAATGAGAAGGAGATCTATTACGATTACAAACTCCTAAACACTTCTGTTTTCTCAAGATTTGTGATAGACCCATCGGGCATTGCGCAACGATTCATATGGGTGGATCGGACACAGAGTTGGGAGCCTTTCTTTACATCCGAGGCAGATCAGTGCGAAAATTATGGCTTATGCGGTGCTTATGCTACCTGCAACATCAATAACTCTCCTATATGTTCATGCTTGGAAGGATTCTTACCCAAGTCTCCAAAAGCTTGGGATTCGATAGATTGGTCTGATGGGTGTGTTCGAAGGACTCCTTTGAAATGCAAAGTTGGAGATGGATTCCGGAAGCAGACGGGGGTGAAATTGCCCGACACGTCTTCTTCCTGGTATAACAAGAGCATGACCCTCCAGGAATGCGAGGGAATGTGTTTGAAAAACTGCTCCTGCACAGCATATTCAACTTTAGATGTCAGGGGAGGAGGAAGCGGCTGCCTGCTTTGGTTTGGTAGCCTTGTTGATATAAGAGAATTCTCTGAGGGTGGGCAAGACTTCTATATAAGGATGGCCATTTCCGAACTGG GTCATCTTGAGAAAGAGGGGCAATCCAGCAAGAAGAAACTAGTAGGAATTATAGTCGGCTCAGCATTACTAGTCGTGGGAATGATAATAGTTGGACTGCTCTTATACATATGgaagaagaaactcaaaaaacaag GAACGACAAAAGGAAGTCAGAGGAAGGATTATGACAATGAAGGTGGGAAGGAAGATATGGAGTTACCGATATTTGATCTGGCCGCCATAGTTAATGCTACGgataatttttcaaacaacaagaaactAGGAGAAGGTGGCTTTGGACCTGTGTACAAG GGAACATTGCCAGAAGGGAGAGATATAGCTGTGAAGAGGCTTTCAAAGAATTCTGGACAAGGACTAGATGAGttcaaaaatgaagttattttGATTGCCAAACTTCAACATCGTAATCTTGTGAAGCTTCTCGGttgttgcattcaagaaaatgaaaacatgttagtctatgaatacatgccaaacaaaagcttggactcctttatttttg ATCAACCAAAGAGAAAATTACTCGATTGGAATAAGCGCATCAACATTATTCGTGGTGTTGCTAAAGGGCTTCTCTATCTTCATGAAGACTCTAGACTGAGAATTATCCATAGAGATCTCAAAGCTAGCAATATCCTTCTAGATAACgatatgaatccaaaaatttctgacTTTGGTCTTGCTAGATCATTTGGGGGAGATCAAATTGATTCCGAGACCAATAGGATTATGGGAACATA TGGTTATATGTCTCCTGAGTACGCGGAGCATGGACAGTATTCAgtaaaatctgatgtatttagCTTTGGAGTTTTAGTATTAGAGATAGTGAGTGGGAAGAAGAACCGGGGATTTTGTCACCCAGACCACCACCTTAATCTTCTTGGACAT gCATGGAAACTATGGATTGAAGACAGGTCAATGGAATTGGTCGATGAATTGATAGGTGACTTGTGCACTCTATCTAATGTATTACGACACATTCATGTGGGTCTGTTATGTGTGCAACATAGACCGGAAGATAGGCCAAACATGTCATCTGTGGTTCAAATGTTGAGTAGTGAGAGTTTCTTGCCTAAGCCGAAACAGCCAGGTTTCTTTACGGTTTCACTAGAAGATGATTCTTCATCTAGCAAGCATGGAACTTATTCGGCAAACGAAATCACCACTACATCATTTAAAGCACG GATTAGGATAGAAGggtcaaaaagagaaaaaggtaaATAG